A single genomic interval of Lewinellaceae bacterium harbors:
- a CDS encoding glycosyltransferase family 39 protein, with product MKKSHTLLILSILAFLYCAARVVGLSMTHDESATVLEFASRPFWKVVTNDPGRANNHILNTLLIQFFALFGNNKILVRLPNLLAGGLFLYFSYRLVLDIAAGWWEQLLAFALLVFNAYLLEFFSLARGYGLSLGFMMGSLYLAHRFLESRRLRPLAWSMALAVLACYSNLTMLTYFVALIAALNLALLLPFEQINWKHWARANGVLLFFSILLAALVFTPLRALLRDEELYYGGTRGVLPNTFTTLIQNYLGWENYFGDNTKDLLLPPVFILLLLAVSRNLMEGARRRQFDSPVFFTSLLLLLAFGNFLQYELLGTRYLIHRTALLYFPLMVLAIFFLFKGAADWLKLALLLAVSLHFLSRANVKTVQEWWFERFTEDAFEYIAAQQPRDSTIRMGSYWLFTPTLGYYKQSRGYPNIIGPSLDFEVPGTKYFDYYYLSTSDTGKLHPDYILEKSFGDYCIMKLPPDKKEPQ from the coding sequence ATGAAAAAATCGCACACCCTGCTGATCCTGAGCATCCTCGCCTTCCTCTACTGCGCCGCCAGAGTAGTGGGCCTGTCGATGACCCACGATGAAAGCGCCACGGTGCTGGAGTTTGCCTCCCGCCCTTTCTGGAAGGTGGTAACCAATGACCCGGGGCGGGCCAACAATCACATCCTCAACACCCTGCTGATCCAGTTTTTTGCGCTATTCGGGAACAACAAAATCCTGGTTCGCCTGCCCAATCTCCTGGCAGGCGGGCTGTTCCTCTATTTTTCGTATCGCCTCGTCCTGGATATCGCTGCGGGCTGGTGGGAACAATTGCTGGCCTTTGCGCTGCTGGTGTTCAACGCCTATCTGCTTGAATTCTTTTCCCTCGCCAGGGGTTACGGCCTGAGCCTGGGGTTTATGATGGGCAGCCTGTACCTGGCGCACCGGTTTCTGGAAAGCCGGCGGCTCCGCCCCCTGGCCTGGAGCATGGCTTTAGCCGTATTGGCCTGTTACAGCAACCTGACCATGCTCACTTATTTTGTGGCGCTGATAGCAGCCCTCAACCTGGCCTTGTTGCTGCCCTTTGAGCAGATCAATTGGAAGCATTGGGCCAGGGCCAATGGAGTTCTGCTCTTTTTTTCCATCCTTCTGGCCGCCTTAGTGTTCACCCCGCTTCGAGCCCTACTCCGGGACGAGGAACTGTATTATGGCGGAACCCGGGGCGTGTTGCCCAATACCTTCACCACTCTCATCCAAAATTACCTGGGCTGGGAGAACTACTTCGGGGACAATACCAAGGATTTGCTGTTGCCGCCGGTATTTATCCTGTTGCTGCTGGCCGTCAGCCGCAACCTGATGGAAGGCGCCCGGCGCAGGCAGTTCGACAGCCCTGTTTTCTTTACCAGCCTGCTTTTGCTGTTGGCTTTCGGCAATTTTCTGCAATATGAACTGCTGGGCACCCGGTACCTGATCCACCGCACCGCCCTGCTGTACTTTCCGCTCATGGTGCTGGCGATCTTTTTCCTGTTTAAAGGCGCTGCCGACTGGCTGAAACTTGCGCTGTTGCTTGCCGTATCCCTGCACTTCCTGAGCAGGGCCAACGTAAAAACGGTGCAGGAGTGGTGGTTCGAACGGTTCACCGAGGATGCTTTCGAATACATCGCCGCCCAGCAGCCCCGGGACAGCACCATCCGCATGGGGTCATACTGGCTTTTCACGCCTACGCTCGGCTATTACAAACAATCCCGGGGCTACCCGAACATCATTGGCCCCAGCCTCGACTTCGAAGTGCCGGGCACCAAGTATTTCGATTATTACTATCTTTCCACTTCGGATACGGGAAAATTGCACCCGGACTACATCCTGGAGAAAAGCTTTGGAGATTATTGCATCATGAAACTGCCACCGGACAAGAAAGAACCGCAATGA
- a CDS encoding D-sedoheptulose 7-phosphate isomerase, whose translation MNTRIKEVVRESIAAKQALLADEQLLEAVEQVVAACVEAFRADKKVLFCGNGGSAADAQHLAGELSGRFYLDREPLFAEAMHVNTSFLTAVANDYSFEEAYARMVRAAGRKGDLLFALSTSGNSPNILSAIGSARRMGMTVVGMTGRKGGKLPEVCDFLLRVPSDNTPRIQECHILLGHIICELVEEAIFGGG comes from the coding sequence ATGAATACCAGAATAAAGGAAGTTGTTCGGGAAAGCATTGCGGCCAAGCAGGCGCTGCTGGCGGATGAGCAGCTCCTGGAGGCCGTGGAGCAGGTTGTAGCCGCTTGTGTAGAGGCATTTCGCGCCGACAAGAAAGTGCTGTTTTGCGGCAATGGCGGCAGCGCCGCCGATGCCCAGCACCTGGCCGGAGAACTCTCCGGGCGCTTTTACCTCGATCGGGAGCCGCTCTTTGCCGAGGCCATGCACGTAAATACCTCTTTCCTCACTGCTGTAGCCAACGATTACTCCTTTGAAGAGGCTTACGCCCGCATGGTGCGGGCGGCCGGCCGGAAGGGCGACCTGCTTTTTGCTTTATCGACTTCCGGAAATTCTCCCAACATTCTGAGCGCCATCGGTTCGGCGCGCCGCATGGGCATGACGGTGGTGGGCATGACCGGCAGGAAAGGCGGCAAGCTGCCGGAGGTTTGCGATTTCCTGCTCCGGGTTCCATCCGACAATACGCCTCGGATTCAGGAGTGCCACATTCTGCTGGGGCACATCATCTGCGAACTGGTGGAGGAGGCCATTTTTGGGGGAGGGTAG
- a CDS encoding glycosyltransferase family 2 protein, with protein MSRTLSIVIPAYNEAATIHLILDKVKAVELADGLKKEVIIINDCSKDDTKGAIQRYLENNPQLPIQYYEHEVNKGKGAALHTGIRKAKGDFIIIQDADLEYDPQEYNILLRPILDEVADVVYGSRFMGGKPHRILFFWHSIGNKFLTFLSNAFTNLNLTDMETCYKLFRAEALKNLDLRENRFGFEPEVTSKVARIPGIRIYEVGISYYGRTYAEGKKINWRDGFRAIYCILKYNLFQ; from the coding sequence ATGAGCCGGACCCTCTCTATTGTCATCCCCGCCTACAACGAAGCGGCCACCATCCACCTGATCCTGGATAAGGTGAAAGCGGTAGAACTTGCCGACGGGTTGAAAAAGGAAGTGATCATCATCAACGACTGCTCCAAAGACGACACCAAGGGCGCTATACAACGCTACCTGGAGAACAACCCGCAGTTGCCCATCCAATACTACGAGCACGAAGTGAACAAAGGCAAGGGCGCTGCCCTGCACACCGGCATCCGGAAAGCCAAAGGCGACTTCATCATCATCCAGGACGCCGACCTGGAATACGACCCTCAGGAGTACAACATCCTGCTCCGCCCTATCCTGGACGAGGTGGCCGACGTGGTCTACGGCTCCCGCTTTATGGGTGGAAAACCGCACCGCATCCTCTTCTTCTGGCACTCTATCGGGAACAAATTCCTCACCTTCCTCTCCAACGCCTTCACCAACCTCAACCTGACCGACATGGAGACCTGCTACAAGCTCTTCCGCGCCGAGGCCCTCAAAAACCTGGACCTGAGAGAAAACCGCTTCGGCTTTGAGCCGGAGGTCACTTCCAAAGTGGCGCGCATCCCGGGCATCCGCATCTACGAGGTCGGCATCTCCTACTACGGCCGGACCTACGCCGAGGGCAAGAAGATCAACTGGAGGGATGGGTTTCGGGCAATTTATTGCATTTTGAAGTACAACTTATTTCAATAG